One Nodosilinea sp. FACHB-141 DNA segment encodes these proteins:
- a CDS encoding tetratricopeptide repeat protein, protein MGKVSGWILCTALVLAGCQRETAVPWQSATLSTEALDNLALPTFLVDVATAARYRQEGLAFRQQGDMERAIATLKIAAALDPRNPEGQVLLGWTQHLAGFAAPAVLALQTALSYSPEHVPALNALGIVYLVDGQLEAAVETHTRAAELEPRNEIAHYNLSLAYQRLGQVEQAVAEAQTATELEPSNPHPWVALALAHWSAKNNAEAIANYRQALALDSRYTSRDYLDHLEQAGFSQEQIKATEEIRQAAGL, encoded by the coding sequence ATGGGAAAAGTCTCTGGTTGGATACTCTGCACGGCTTTAGTTCTGGCGGGCTGCCAGCGGGAGACGGCGGTGCCGTGGCAGTCCGCTACGCTTTCGACCGAGGCGCTGGACAATCTGGCGTTGCCAACCTTCCTAGTGGATGTGGCGACAGCGGCTCGCTACCGCCAGGAGGGGCTAGCCTTTCGGCAGCAGGGCGATATGGAGCGGGCGATCGCCACCCTCAAGATTGCCGCCGCCCTCGACCCCCGCAACCCCGAAGGCCAAGTCTTGCTGGGCTGGACTCAGCACCTCGCCGGGTTTGCGGCCCCCGCCGTTTTGGCACTACAAACCGCCCTGAGCTATAGCCCAGAGCACGTGCCCGCCCTCAACGCCCTAGGCATTGTCTATCTGGTGGATGGGCAGCTAGAGGCGGCGGTAGAGACCCACACCCGCGCCGCCGAACTTGAGCCCCGCAACGAAATTGCCCACTATAACCTCAGCCTGGCCTACCAGCGGTTAGGACAGGTCGAGCAGGCCGTAGCTGAAGCCCAAACCGCCACCGAGCTAGAGCCGAGCAACCCCCACCCCTGGGTAGCGCTGGCGCTGGCCCACTGGTCAGCCAAGAACAATGCCGAGGCGATCGCCAACTACCGTCAGGCGTTAGCGCTCGACAGTCGCTACACAAGCCGCGACTATTTAGACCACTTAGAGCAGGCCGGATTTAGCCAGGAGCAGATTAAAGCAACCGAGGAAATTCGTCAGGCGGCGGGGCTGTAG
- the brnA gene encoding type II toxin-antitoxin system BrnA family antitoxin, with the protein MNAEDLDCKFDDGEDVLEYFDLSTLKRPGLEPQSIEITFPQWMVAALDKEAQRLGIQREAIIKLWLAERLDANPVLGA; encoded by the coding sequence ATGAACGCTGAAGACCTAGATTGTAAATTCGATGATGGGGAAGATGTTCTAGAGTACTTTGACCTCTCTACCCTCAAGCGGCCTGGGCTAGAACCTCAGTCGATCGAAATTACATTTCCGCAGTGGATGGTAGCGGCTCTGGATAAGGAAGCTCAGCGGTTAGGGATTCAACGCGAGGCCATTATCAAACTCTGGCTAGCAGAACGGTTGGATGCCAACCCTGTTTTGGGTGCTTAA
- a CDS encoding alpha/beta fold hydrolase, giving the protein MRSITIASATGSIEVLVADAATKTSALPAVFVHGMACAADLWQAQLEQTAQQRTAIAISLPGHGASAPPSNNDYSPAACANALFAVMDALQLESIILVGHSYGSCVALAAAAAQPHRIAKLILVDPPIDCTQCSPEVYEAQMAPMQQAMVGEDWRAVLEQSFRTALTGGTSETQANILARLNRTAKAALIGTGRELFTFQSTAALDKYLASPGAQAHAILAPSNAMPLSLHVLRPALPTTAIPNTSHWLMLDAPEAFAQALEAVL; this is encoded by the coding sequence ATGCGCTCCATCACCATTGCCAGTGCTACCGGCAGTATTGAGGTGCTGGTGGCTGACGCCGCTACCAAAACTTCAGCGCTGCCAGCGGTATTTGTTCACGGCATGGCCTGCGCCGCCGATCTGTGGCAAGCGCAACTCGAGCAGACAGCCCAGCAGAGAACAGCGATCGCGATTTCTCTACCAGGTCATGGTGCGTCTGCCCCTCCATCTAACAACGACTATTCCCCTGCCGCTTGTGCAAATGCCCTGTTTGCAGTGATGGATGCGTTGCAGCTAGAAAGCATCATCTTGGTTGGCCACAGCTACGGTAGCTGCGTTGCCCTTGCCGCTGCCGCCGCTCAACCTCACCGCATCGCCAAGCTCATCTTGGTGGATCCGCCGATTGACTGCACCCAGTGTTCGCCAGAGGTCTACGAGGCACAGATGGCCCCGATGCAGCAAGCCATGGTCGGGGAGGACTGGCGAGCGGTGCTTGAACAATCCTTTCGCACCGCTCTGACCGGTGGTACCTCTGAAACCCAAGCCAACATCTTGGCGCGCCTGAATCGCACTGCAAAGGCAGCCCTAATTGGCACCGGCCGTGAGCTATTCACCTTTCAGTCCACCGCTGCCCTCGACAAGTATCTGGCTTCGCCCGGTGCTCAGGCCCATGCCATTCTGGCTCCATCCAACGCGATGCCCCTTAGCCTGCACGTGTTGCGGCCAGCGCTGCCGACGACAGCCATACCCAACACCAGCCACTGGCTCATGCTCGATGCCCCAGAGGCCTTTGCCCAAGCCCTAGAAGCGGTTTTGTAG
- a CDS encoding type II toxin-antitoxin system PemK/MazF family toxin, whose amino-acid sequence MGMVVNRFDVFLVNLDPTVGNEIRKTRPCVVISPDEMNRYITTAIVAPMTTKGRLYPTRITCRFEGKNGQIVLDQIRTVDKSRLVKRLGQISVGEQRMLLETLAEMFAE is encoded by the coding sequence ATGGGAATGGTAGTTAACCGCTTTGACGTTTTTCTCGTCAACCTCGACCCCACCGTTGGCAACGAAATTAGAAAAACACGACCCTGCGTGGTGATCTCGCCCGACGAGATGAATCGCTACATTACCACTGCGATCGTGGCTCCAATGACAACCAAGGGCAGGCTCTATCCCACCCGCATTACCTGCCGTTTTGAGGGCAAAAACGGCCAAATTGTCTTAGACCAAATCCGCACCGTTGATAAGTCCCGGTTGGTCAAACGCCTAGGTCAAATCAGCGTTGGGGAACAGAGAATGCTGCTTGAAACCTTGGCTGAAATGTTTGCTGAATAA
- a CDS encoding YiaA/YiaB family inner membrane protein, whose product MNSVQPPSSHSQAWVVQTWLAFLLSVGSLSLGIFCLPVDAWVKGYMGMGTLFALGSTASLSKTVRDLHEARQVTARIDEAKVEKLLAEHHPLR is encoded by the coding sequence ATGAATTCTGTGCAGCCACCATCTAGTCACAGTCAAGCCTGGGTTGTGCAAACCTGGCTCGCCTTTTTGCTGTCGGTGGGCAGCCTATCGCTGGGCATCTTTTGTCTGCCGGTAGATGCCTGGGTGAAGGGCTACATGGGCATGGGCACCTTGTTTGCCCTAGGGTCTACCGCCAGCCTCTCTAAAACAGTGCGCGACCTGCATGAGGCCAGGCAGGTCACCGCCCGCATCGACGAAGCTAAGGTTGAGAAACTGTTGGCCGAACATCATCCGCTGCGCTAA
- a CDS encoding nucleoside deaminase codes for MSDVNEQDLGHVRRAIALSHSAREAGNRPFGAVLADASGQVLAEAENNQITERDCTGHAETVLLRQMDKSLSPDTLKDCTLYASTEPCPMCAGAIFWSGVGRLVYALGSDRLYSFQGESPFQLALGSREVLKHGKRPVEVVGPVLEDEALEAFEGFF; via the coding sequence ATGAGCGATGTGAATGAGCAAGATTTAGGCCATGTACGGCGGGCGATTGCCCTTTCCCACAGCGCCCGTGAGGCTGGCAACCGTCCCTTTGGTGCCGTGTTGGCCGATGCCTCGGGCCAGGTGCTAGCCGAAGCCGAAAACAACCAGATCACCGAGCGCGACTGCACCGGCCACGCCGAAACCGTGCTGCTGCGACAAATGGATAAAAGCCTCAGCCCAGACACCCTCAAAGACTGCACCCTCTATGCCAGCACCGAACCCTGCCCGATGTGCGCCGGGGCGATCTTTTGGAGTGGGGTGGGACGGCTGGTGTATGCGCTGGGCAGCGATCGCCTCTACAGTTTTCAGGGCGAATCTCCCTTTCAGCTGGCCTTGGGCAGCCGCGAGGTGCTCAAGCACGGCAAACGCCCGGTCGAAGTGGTTGGTCCCGTGCTCGAAGACGAGGCCCTGGAAGCCTTTGAGGGTTTTTTCTAA
- the deoC gene encoding deoxyribose-phosphate aldolase encodes MARRPTADDGVDLAPYIDHSLLSPTATAEQVAQWCAEGDRYGFASVCIAPCHVPQAVELLHNTKVKVCTVIGFPTGATTSGTKLYEAQEAAERGADELDVVINLGWLKTGNTDAIHREIATICEETGLLVKAILETAVLTPPEIALAAEVCMDAGVSFLKTSTGWQGGATVEVVRQLWALTQGQVGIKASGGIGTAAQAVALVQVGATRLGTSRGVDLMRQQKEEPAGEGEGADRP; translated from the coding sequence ATGGCCCGACGACCAACGGCAGATGACGGGGTAGATCTAGCCCCCTATATCGACCACTCTTTGCTTAGCCCTACGGCTACGGCTGAGCAGGTGGCCCAATGGTGTGCTGAGGGCGATCGCTATGGGTTTGCCTCGGTTTGCATTGCCCCCTGCCATGTGCCTCAGGCCGTGGAGCTTCTGCACAATACTAAGGTGAAGGTCTGTACGGTAATTGGCTTTCCCACCGGGGCAACGACCTCAGGCACTAAGCTTTACGAGGCTCAGGAAGCGGCTGAGCGGGGAGCCGACGAGCTTGATGTTGTAATTAACTTAGGGTGGCTCAAAACGGGCAATACCGATGCCATTCACCGAGAAATTGCCACTATTTGTGAAGAGACCGGTCTGCTGGTCAAAGCCATTCTCGAAACCGCCGTGCTCACCCCGCCAGAAATCGCTCTGGCCGCCGAAGTTTGCATGGATGCTGGGGTTTCATTCTTAAAGACCAGCACCGGCTGGCAGGGGGGTGCTACCGTTGAAGTTGTGCGCCAGCTGTGGGCATTGACCCAGGGCCAAGTGGGTATTAAAGCCTCTGGCGGCATTGGCACGGCCGCCCAAGCGGTGGCCCTGGTGCAGGTAGGGGCAACCCGCCTGGGCACCTCGCGCGGGGTCGATCTAATGCGGCAGCAGAAGGAAGAGCCCGCTGGTGAGGGTGAGGGCGCTGATCGCCCTTAG
- a CDS encoding glycoside hydrolase family 57 protein, with protein MATGYLALVLHAHLPYVRHPESDYVLEEEWLYEAIIETYVPLLTMFEGLKRDGIDFKLTMSMTPPLISMLRDPLLQERFDAHLAMLEELTELEVERHVHNGHLQYLAETYAKEFNHVRNVWESYSGDLVTAFKQYQDSNNLDIITCGATHGYLPLMKMYPEAVWAQIQVAAEHYEDTFGQPPKGIWLPECAYYEGLERMVADAGLRYFLTDGHGILYARPRPRFGSYSPIFTESGVAAFGRDHESSQQVWSSQVGYPGAPEYREFYRDLGWDAEYEYIKPYIMPNGQRKNVGIKYHKITGKGLGLSDKQLYDPYWAKEKAAEHAANFMYNREKQIGHLHGLMQRPPIIVSPYDAELFGHWWYEGPWFLDYLFRKSWFDQSTYEMTHLSDYLQGHPTQQVCRPSQSSWGYKGFHEYWLNETNSWIYPHLHKAAERMIDLAKREPADELEWRALNQAARELLLAQSSDWAFIMRTGTMVPYAVRRTRSHLMRFQKLWDDILREKIDSGWLEKIEIVDNIFPNINYRVYRPL; from the coding sequence ATGGCTACTGGATATCTCGCACTCGTACTCCATGCCCACCTGCCCTATGTGCGTCACCCCGAGAGTGACTACGTACTGGAGGAAGAGTGGCTCTACGAGGCAATTATCGAGACCTACGTGCCTCTGCTCACCATGTTTGAGGGGCTAAAGCGCGACGGTATCGACTTCAAGCTCACCATGAGCATGACGCCGCCCTTGATTTCCATGCTGCGCGATCCGCTGCTGCAAGAGCGCTTCGACGCCCACCTGGCCATGCTCGAAGAACTCACCGAGCTAGAGGTTGAGCGCCACGTCCACAACGGCCACCTGCAATATTTAGCTGAAACCTACGCCAAAGAGTTCAACCACGTCCGCAACGTGTGGGAGAGCTACAGCGGCGACCTGGTCACCGCCTTTAAGCAATACCAAGACAGCAACAACCTCGACATCATCACCTGCGGGGCCACCCACGGCTACCTGCCGCTGATGAAGATGTATCCCGAAGCGGTGTGGGCGCAAATTCAGGTTGCCGCTGAGCACTACGAAGACACCTTTGGTCAGCCTCCAAAGGGCATTTGGCTACCCGAGTGTGCCTACTACGAGGGTCTCGAGCGCATGGTGGCCGACGCGGGTCTGCGCTACTTCCTCACCGATGGCCACGGCATTCTCTACGCTCGGCCCCGGCCTCGGTTTGGCAGCTACTCCCCCATCTTCACCGAGAGCGGCGTCGCCGCCTTTGGCCGCGACCACGAGTCGTCGCAGCAGGTGTGGTCGTCCCAGGTAGGCTACCCCGGCGCGCCCGAGTACCGCGAGTTTTACCGCGACCTGGGCTGGGATGCCGAATATGAATACATCAAGCCCTACATCATGCCCAACGGCCAGCGCAAGAATGTGGGCATCAAATATCACAAGATCACCGGCAAGGGCTTGGGCCTCTCCGACAAGCAGCTCTATGACCCTTACTGGGCTAAAGAAAAAGCCGCCGAGCACGCCGCCAACTTCATGTACAACCGAGAGAAGCAGATTGGCCACCTCCACGGCCTGATGCAGCGCCCGCCAATCATTGTGTCGCCCTACGATGCCGAGCTGTTTGGTCACTGGTGGTATGAAGGCCCCTGGTTCCTCGACTACCTGTTCCGCAAGAGCTGGTTTGATCAAAGCACCTACGAGATGACCCACTTGAGCGACTACCTCCAGGGCCATCCCACCCAACAGGTCTGCCGTCCCTCCCAGTCGAGCTGGGGCTACAAGGGTTTCCACGAATACTGGCTGAACGAAACCAACTCCTGGATTTACCCCCATCTGCACAAAGCTGCCGAGCGCATGATCGACCTAGCCAAGCGCGAACCCGCTGACGAGCTAGAGTGGCGCGCCCTCAACCAGGCGGCGCGGGAACTGCTGCTGGCGCAGTCGTCTGACTGGGCTTTCATTATGCGTACGGGGACGATGGTGCCCTATGCGGTGCGGCGGACCAGGTCGCACCTCATGCGTTTTCAAAAGCTGTGGGATGACATTCTGCGCGAAAAAATTGACTCTGGTTGGCTAGAAAAGATCGAGATAGTAGACAACATCTTCCCCAATATCAACTACCGCGTCTACCGCCCATTGTAG
- a CDS encoding flavin reductase family protein: MPAIALSLLHPGPMEIDPELLDPSTRYKLLIGSVVPRPIAFVSSLSPEGVANLAPFSYFNAAGHKPLALMFSISLKPDGSEKDTLRNVRPASEGGTGEYVINLAVESYAHQVAESSEPLPYGESEFDYVNLSPAPSRVIKPPRVAESPVAFECRTLQIVPVGEFHIVIGQVVHLFVRDDVLGENNRINVDKVGAIGRMAGYEYCRTGDRFEIPNGFPKQPSV, from the coding sequence ATGCCTGCGATCGCCTTGTCTTTGTTGCACCCCGGCCCCATGGAAATTGACCCCGAGCTGCTAGACCCCTCAACTCGCTACAAGCTGCTGATTGGCAGCGTCGTGCCTCGGCCGATCGCCTTTGTCTCTAGCCTGTCGCCTGAGGGCGTGGCCAATTTGGCCCCCTTCTCCTACTTCAACGCTGCGGGCCACAAACCCCTGGCGCTGATGTTTAGCATTAGCCTCAAGCCCGACGGCAGCGAAAAAGACACCCTGCGCAACGTGCGCCCTGCCAGCGAAGGCGGCACTGGCGAATACGTAATTAACCTGGCCGTTGAGTCCTACGCCCACCAGGTGGCAGAAAGCTCAGAGCCGCTGCCCTACGGCGAGTCGGAGTTTGACTACGTAAATCTCTCGCCCGCCCCTAGCCGAGTGATCAAACCGCCCCGCGTGGCCGAGTCGCCGGTGGCCTTTGAGTGCCGCACCCTGCAAATTGTGCCGGTGGGCGAGTTTCACATTGTGATTGGCCAAGTGGTGCACCTATTTGTGCGCGACGACGTGCTGGGTGAGAATAACCGCATCAATGTCGATAAAGTAGGGGCGATCGGGCGGATGGCCGGCTACGAATATTGCCGCACGGGCGATCGCTTTGAGATTCCCAACGGCTTTCCTAAGCAGCCCTCAGTCTAG
- a CDS encoding BrnT family toxin gives MQFEYDPNKSQSNLAKHGIDFETAQLLWQDQYRIELQATSAVEPRFLVIGKIRSKYWSAIITYRDTNVRIISVRRSRDNEVSLYER, from the coding sequence GTGCAGTTTGAGTATGACCCCAATAAAAGCCAAAGCAATTTAGCAAAACATGGCATTGATTTCGAGACAGCTCAACTGCTTTGGCAGGATCAGTATCGAATAGAACTCCAAGCCACATCGGCAGTAGAACCGCGCTTCCTAGTAATTGGTAAGATTAGGAGCAAGTACTGGTCTGCAATCATTACCTACCGAGATACAAACGTTCGTATTATTTCTGTACGTCGCTCTCGCGACAATGAGGTATCACTATATGAACGCTGA
- a CDS encoding AbrB/MazE/SpoVT family DNA-binding domain-containing protein yields MGTAIRTRIVKIGNSQGIRIPKLLLEQSGLNADVEVEVEGDHLVIRTAPRQRAGWDAAFAAMADSHDDTLLDDLNPTDWDDAEWEW; encoded by the coding sequence ATGGGCACCGCCATTAGAACTCGCATTGTCAAGATTGGCAATTCCCAGGGCATTCGCATTCCCAAACTGTTGCTAGAGCAGAGCGGGCTGAATGCAGACGTAGAAGTAGAGGTAGAGGGCGATCACCTGGTAATTCGCACCGCCCCTCGCCAGCGAGCCGGATGGGATGCCGCCTTTGCCGCTATGGCAGACAGCCACGACGACACACTGCTCGACGACCTCAACCCCACCGACTGGGACGACGCTGAATGGGAATGGTAG
- a CDS encoding SMP-30/gluconolactonase/LRE family protein translates to MTAATLPKLSAQNVLHARARLGEGPLWDGDKQVLYWVDILNHRVHVFEPSSGDDCHWDVSDMGSAIALMAGERLLVAMGDRITHLDLTSGKVETLHTFEFDAPGTRFNDGKCDPQGRFWIGSMSPDHPGHAALYRYDPDGSVRTMETELTISNGLGWSPDGHTFYLTDSPQRKIFAYRFDGATGEISDRTVAIDLGKEDESIEPDGLAIDSDGNIWTALWNGGCVACFSPSGESLGRVKLPVQRPTCPTFGGPNRQTLYVTTASVGLSQKEIQQGFYSGDLFAIEAPVPGLPTNPFGA, encoded by the coding sequence ATGACCGCTGCGACTCTGCCTAAGCTATCGGCCCAAAACGTACTCCACGCCCGCGCTCGCCTGGGGGAAGGACCCCTGTGGGACGGCGACAAGCAGGTGCTCTACTGGGTCGATATTCTCAACCACCGCGTCCACGTGTTTGAGCCCAGCAGCGGCGACGACTGCCACTGGGATGTGAGCGATATGGGCAGTGCTATAGCCCTGATGGCAGGCGAGAGGCTGCTGGTGGCCATGGGCGATCGCATCACCCATCTCGATCTCACCTCGGGCAAGGTCGAAACCCTCCACACCTTTGAGTTTGATGCCCCCGGCACCCGATTTAACGACGGCAAGTGCGACCCCCAAGGTCGCTTTTGGATTGGCTCTATGAGCCCGGACCACCCTGGCCATGCGGCCCTCTACCGCTACGACCCCGATGGCTCAGTGCGCACCATGGAAACCGAGCTGACAATTTCTAACGGGCTGGGTTGGAGCCCTGACGGCCATACCTTTTATTTGACTGACTCACCTCAGCGCAAAATTTTTGCCTACCGGTTTGATGGGGCAACGGGAGAAATTAGCGATCGCACCGTTGCCATTGACCTGGGCAAAGAAGATGAATCTATCGAGCCTGATGGCCTAGCGATCGACAGCGATGGCAATATCTGGACGGCGCTGTGGAATGGCGGCTGCGTGGCCTGCTTTAGCCCCTCTGGAGAATCCTTGGGCCGAGTGAAACTGCCCGTGCAGCGCCCCACTTGCCCCACATTTGGCGGCCCTAACCGACAGACCCTCTATGTCACTACCGCATCAGTGGGGCTGAGCCAAAAGGAGATTCAGCAGGGGTTTTATTCGGGGGATTTGTTTGCGATCGAAGCCCCTGTGCCCGGCCTGCCCACTAACCCCTTTGGGGCTTAA
- a CDS encoding multicopper oxidase domain-containing protein, with the protein MAKQPFAKFPTAWSRRQFLGWGAGGVGAVAAAVVGSTWVGRSQAARIPPLPEGYGPPTDNSFDPIALLRDFDYGTLKSENGRPVREFEVTANSSPLQLNSAITFMSWNLNGRVPGPTMRAKAGERVRIIFHNQDGHSHSMHFHGIHPAEMDGVQPIRHGQTMVYEFEAGPFGVHPYHCHVAPVTRHISKGLYGLFIVDPPEGRPPADEMVLVMGGFDINNDEHNELYAFNGVPNYYRDHPIPIYQNQRVRLYLLNMIEFDVAVTFHIHANLFQIFPTGRTLTPTGDSDVITMGTAERHILEFAYPYPGQYMFHPHQDAIAEHGCMGLFDVLPA; encoded by the coding sequence ATGGCTAAACAACCCTTCGCAAAATTTCCGACGGCCTGGTCGCGGCGTCAGTTTCTGGGCTGGGGGGCTGGGGGTGTTGGGGCCGTCGCGGCGGCAGTGGTGGGGTCAACCTGGGTGGGGCGATCTCAGGCCGCGCGCATTCCCCCATTGCCAGAGGGTTATGGGCCGCCGACTGACAATAGCTTTGACCCCATCGCCCTGCTGCGAGACTTTGACTACGGCACCCTCAAGTCAGAAAACGGTCGCCCTGTACGGGAGTTTGAGGTGACGGCCAACAGTTCACCCCTCCAGCTCAACAGCGCCATTACCTTCATGAGCTGGAACCTCAACGGCAGAGTTCCAGGCCCCACCATGCGGGCCAAAGCCGGGGAGCGGGTGCGGATTATTTTCCACAACCAAGATGGGCATTCCCACAGCATGCACTTTCACGGCATTCACCCCGCTGAGATGGATGGTGTTCAGCCGATTCGCCATGGTCAGACGATGGTGTACGAGTTTGAGGCGGGGCCGTTTGGCGTGCATCCCTACCATTGCCACGTCGCTCCGGTGACTCGCCACATCAGCAAGGGGCTCTACGGCCTATTTATTGTGGATCCACCCGAGGGCCGTCCACCTGCGGATGAAATGGTGCTGGTGATGGGTGGCTTTGACATTAATAACGACGAGCACAATGAACTGTATGCCTTTAACGGCGTTCCTAACTACTATCGCGATCATCCGATTCCTATCTACCAAAACCAGCGGGTGCGGCTATATCTGCTCAACATGATTGAGTTTGACGTAGCGGTGACCTTCCACATTCATGCCAACCTATTTCAAATTTTTCCGACGGGGCGCACCCTCACCCCGACCGGCGACTCTGACGTGATCACCATGGGCACCGCCGAGCGCCACATTCTAGAATTTGCCTACCCTTATCCCGGTCAATATATGTTTCATCCCCATCAGGATGCGATCGCAGAGCACGGCTGCATGGGGCTGTTTGATGTCTTGCCGGCCTAG
- the bchB gene encoding ferredoxin:protochlorophyllide reductase (ATP-dependent) subunit B, which translates to MKLAYWMYAGPAHIGTLRIASSFKNVHAIMHAPLGDDYFNVMRSMLERERDFTPVTASIVDRNVLARGSQEKVVDNIVRKDKEEQPDLIVLTPTCTSSILQEDLANFVQRASLDSQGDVLLADVNHYRVNELQAADRTLQQIVQFYLAKARKQGTLPEGKTEKPSVNIIGMTTLGFHNNHDCRELRTLMAQLGIEVNLVMPEGALVTQIKDMGRAWFNLVPYREVGPLTAEYLKDELGMPYVDITPMGIVETARCIRAIQTVLNEQGADVNYDAFIDEQTRFVSQAAWFSRSIDCQNLTGKKAVVFGDSTHAAAMVKILAREMGIHVVLAGTYCKYDAEWFAAEVGEYCDEILVSEDNGEIGDRIAQLEPAAIFGTQMERHVGKRLDIPCGVIAAPIHIQNFPVGYRPFMGYEGANQIVDLVYNSFTLGMEDHLLEFFGGHDTKEILTKTMSADAAVEAGLGWSADGLAELQKIPGFVRGKVKRNTEKFAREQGVASITAEVLYAAKEAVGA; encoded by the coding sequence ATGAAACTGGCCTACTGGATGTATGCCGGCCCGGCGCATATTGGCACCCTGCGCATTGCGAGCTCGTTTAAGAACGTGCACGCAATCATGCACGCGCCGCTGGGGGATGACTATTTTAATGTGATGCGATCGATGCTAGAGCGGGAGCGTGACTTCACCCCCGTCACCGCCAGCATCGTCGATCGCAACGTCCTCGCGCGCGGCTCCCAAGAAAAGGTGGTCGATAACATCGTCCGCAAAGACAAAGAAGAGCAGCCCGATTTAATCGTGCTCACCCCCACCTGCACCTCCAGCATTTTGCAAGAGGATCTGGCCAACTTTGTGCAGCGCGCCAGCCTAGATTCCCAAGGCGATGTGCTGTTGGCGGATGTCAATCACTACCGCGTCAACGAGCTGCAAGCCGCCGATCGCACCCTTCAGCAGATCGTGCAGTTTTACCTAGCCAAAGCCCGCAAGCAGGGCACCCTTCCCGAGGGCAAAACCGAAAAGCCTTCGGTGAATATCATTGGCATGACCACCCTGGGCTTCCACAACAACCACGACTGCCGTGAGCTGCGCACCCTGATGGCCCAGCTCGGCATTGAGGTGAACCTGGTGATGCCCGAGGGCGCGCTGGTAACCCAAATTAAAGACATGGGCCGGGCCTGGTTTAACTTGGTGCCCTACCGTGAAGTGGGGCCGCTGACGGCCGAATATCTCAAAGACGAGCTGGGCATGCCCTACGTCGACATCACCCCCATGGGCATTGTCGAAACCGCCCGCTGCATTCGCGCCATTCAAACGGTGCTGAACGAGCAGGGGGCTGATGTTAACTACGATGCTTTCATCGACGAGCAGACCCGGTTTGTGTCGCAGGCGGCTTGGTTCTCGCGATCGATCGACTGTCAGAATCTGACTGGCAAAAAGGCCGTGGTGTTTGGCGACAGCACCCACGCCGCCGCCATGGTCAAGATTCTCGCCCGCGAGATGGGCATTCACGTGGTGCTGGCAGGTACTTACTGCAAGTACGACGCCGAGTGGTTTGCCGCTGAAGTGGGCGAGTACTGCGACGAGATTTTGGTCAGCGAAGACAATGGGGAGATCGGCGATCGCATTGCCCAACTCGAACCCGCCGCTATTTTCGGCACCCAGATGGAGCGCCACGTGGGCAAGCGGCTCGACATCCCCTGCGGTGTGATTGCTGCCCCCATTCACATTCAAAACTTCCCAGTGGGCTATCGCCCATTCATGGGCTATGAAGGGGCCAACCAGATTGTTGACCTGGTCTACAACTCCTTCACCCTGGGCATGGAAGACCACCTGCTGGAGTTCTTTGGCGGTCACGACACCAAAGAGATCCTTACCAAAACCATGAGCGCCGATGCCGCTGTCGAGGCGGGCCTGGGCTGGAGCGCCGATGGCCTGGCCGAGCTGCAAAAAATCCCCGGCTTTGTGCGCGGCAAGGTGAAGCGCAACACCGAGAAGTTTGCCCGTGAGCAGGGGGTTGCCAGCATCACAGCCGAGGTGCTGTACGCGGCCAAAGAAGCGGTGGGAGCGTAA